The Nicotiana tomentosiformis chromosome 9, ASM39032v3, whole genome shotgun sequence genome contains the following window.
ATTAGATTTATTGACATGGTCTTATGCATAATGCTATAATGGCCACATTTCCAAAATAACCTAATACTCAAGATTTCAAAGCCACTAAAGTCAAACGCGGTTGATTGAAAGTAAACATAACTCTTTTTGCTTCAAAATGATCAGAAGCATTAAGCATAAACATGTTAGTTTTATGGTGTTTGGGCTTCTCCTAAATACCTGCTATATACCACCAGCACGAGTAGCGGATAATTCTGTCGAAAAGGAACAAGATAATTCTGCCAAAGAAGGAACCAGCCCAACATCTTTAAGAAAGCTTTGCTTGATAGGCGCTGCCTACTCACTCGAACAATGCTCAGAACACAAAAGTGTACAGTTCCACCCTCTTCTCCAATGCCGTGTCACAACCAACGCCCCGAAAAGCACGGACGAGCCAAATGTAAGGAAACTTGCACGTATGATTCTGGCTGGAGATCCCGGTATAAATGTATTAATATGTATAGGTTCCCATAATTCGAGACAGATAGAAAAAGATCACTGAGCATAGACAACGTGCTTTTCCACAATCATGCAGCAGTATGATTCATTCAAGTACTAATAATCCAAtctaaatcaatcttagagaaataTTTCTAAAGTTTGCATTTATTTACCACAAATGTCACACACTAATGAACTAGAAATAAGATTAATATGAATTAGATACGAATAACATTAAAGTACAGATTTCTCAGCACCGATCATTCAACCAAGCCAATATGTCACTACGAACAATCTCAACATTTTCATCAGTCTCTCCAAACAACAAAGAATGCATCATACCCTCATAAATCTTCAATGTCTTGTCTTTGCTTTTAGCCAATTGATACAATTCCCTACTCACTTCTGGATCAGTTACAACATCAGCACTCCCATGTAAAATCAGGAATGGTAAATTCACATCACATAATTTGCTGCTAACATAATCTGTCACACGTAAAAGTTCAAGTACAGTACCTAATCTTGGTTTTCCAAAATACCTATTAGGATTCATCCCACCAATAATTTTCTTTTCTGGGACTTTTACAGATTTGTCCAATAAATCAGCTGTTGGTACAATAGCCAAAGTAGGTGCAAATCTTGCAAGAATAGTCAAGAATTGCGGAATTGGCCATCTTGGTCTAACTTTATCTGAAATTTTACACATGGGGGCTATCAAAATTGCACCATTAAACATACTAGGACTTTTTAAGTGAATCAAAAGGCAAATTGCACCACCCATTGACTCACCATATAAGAATTTAGGCAAATCTTGAAATTCAGGATTTTGGGTTAGGACAAATTTGAAAAAagacaaacaatcatcaataacaaagTTAACATTAGGTACATAAGCTTTAAGACCTTGTGATTGGCCATGACCTTCAAGATCAAGGGCAAAACAGGCAAAACCATTTTTGGCTAAGTGAATTGGGGTTGCTTGAAATGTCCAACTGATATCATTTCCATAGCCATGTACCATAAAAATGATGCCACGTGGAGGGGTTTTTGCAGAGGGTAGCCATGATCTTGTGAATAGGGTTAGGTTTCTTTGTGAAGTGAAAAAAGATTTGGTAGATTTGATACCTTGGAGATTATAGTAATCTTGTTCTGTTGGCGTATTTCCCCAGTAATAGAGTTGGGTTTGAGGagatttgttgttttgcttttccTCCATTATAGGCAGATAGGGTTCTTGATCTTCCCTTTATGTGGAGGAAATCTCTGCTTGGTTTGTGAAAATACACAAAAAGGATGGGCCAATTTTTTtgttctctttctttttctttttctctttaaatAAAGTCCTTGTTCTTTAATATATTCTTTTTCAAACAAGTAGTTGCGCTTCAaagacaagagtgagttgctctagtgatgagcaccctccacttccaaccaagaggttgtgagttcgagtcaccccaagagtaaggtggggagttcttggagggagggagccaagggtctatcggaaacagcctctctgccctagggtaggggtaaggtctgcgtacaaactaccctccccaaacctcactagtgagattatactgggttgttgttgttgttgtagttgcaCTTCAAAGGCAAATGCACGCAAAGAATAGGATGCCAGCGTTTCCGTCTCTAAGTGCAAAAATTACATTTTAATTTTTTGCATGCATTTAAGACCtaagttcaaataatttttgtatgcacTTAAGATGTTTTTGTTAAAatgtttaattgattttttttttctctatttattttttgaattttaacaaTCTAACATACCATTCACCGTTCAAATCTATTCGAAATAAACTCAAATTTGAAAATTAAATTTCAAATATAATAAATAGCAAACTCCAGTCATTAATTTATAAAAAACAAAGGCTGAAGTGATTATTTGTGGCTTTGATTAAAGGCTCAAGTTTTTGACATTCAAAATTAGAAGTGAAAATAGCATGAGCTAGTCAGTTTTCCGactagtaattgaaaaatagccagcgtttgcaaaattattgaaaaatatcaATTATTTTGCTGCAAAcatggaaagttccagcataatatactggagattgatgcaCCTGTGTATAAACTTccggcatattatgctggaacttcagcacacggaaagttccagcataatatattagaGATTGGTGCACCcgtgtatgaactttcagcatattatgagGGAACTCCAGcatacggaaagttccagcataatatactggagattggagcacctgtgtatgaacttccagcatattatgctggaccagtatattatgctagacgttcacatgtaaaaaattcgaactccagtatattatgccgggatattttttgaattttgaatagtGTATTCGTTCAAGTTTAtctttatgtcacgaccccaaattccctccgtaggatgtcgtgattacacctaatctctaagattaagtaagcctatcaattatgcgaAATACCCAGTAGCTTgcaatttaaaatatttacaactcctaaaacccagtagaaataagttaTAAGCTTCTAAaagaaatactaagtgtctctatacatcagagtctaaagagaataaggagaaCAACATAGTAAGAATAGAGAGTGACTCCTAGGtgtgcggacgctggcagatacaccttgaagtctccgcgtacggctagctcactgatacctcgtctgataggaagtacctagatctgcacaagaggatgtgcagaagcgtagtatgagtacaccacaacggtacctagtaagtgccaatcctaaccttgttagagtagtgacgaggtcaggttaggccctactgaaaataataaaaagacagGGTGAAAGGTTTaaccatataataataatgacaatggaaGTGAATCAAGTAAGgggtatgtcacaatttaactgcacaaaataatggcaaataatatatCACAGAAGAAAAACAGGAATTTACATATTTAGGGGGAAAAAAACCATCAAGACAAGTACACCAATAGAAAAAATATATCAACAAGGGAACTTTCGAgggaccgcctcgtagtcccaaatcataaataaattcacaataactCTTTTCCTTATATCAgcgtgggagccttcacatttaattttaaagaaatcattttctccgaaatagcatcccgcattttagccacccttatcacaccgcatgacttctagtagttcccctactagccacgcgtatcaagcccaccttatttcactgcatgcgtttcaacacctagaccttataccaccgcatgcgtatcaatatcacaatatatcataattcacacctcaagtgcccaaatatgtcATCTtgccaaataaatcaacaacaacattattttccacaataaggagctccggctcaatcac
Protein-coding sequences here:
- the LOC104104069 gene encoding caffeoylshikimate esterase, with protein sequence MEEKQNNKSPQTQLYYWGNTPTEQDYYNLQGIKSTKSFFTSQRNLTLFTRSWLPSAKTPPRGIIFMVHGYGNDISWTFQATPIHLAKNGFACFALDLEGHGQSQGLKAYVPNVNFVIDDCLSFFKFVLTQNPEFQDLPKFLYGESMGGAICLLIHLKSPSMFNGAILIAPMCKISDKVRPRWPIPQFLTILARFAPTLAIVPTADLLDKSVKVPEKKIIGGMNPNRYFGKPRLGTVLELLRVTDYVSSKLCDVNLPFLILHGSADVVTDPEVSRELYQLAKSKDKTLKIYEGMMHSLLFGETDENVEIVRSDILAWLNDRC